The Deltaproteobacteria bacterium genome includes the window GAACTGCTTCAACCTGGGAAGATCCATGATTAATACCTTCATCAGGTTGGGATTCCTCTGATAGCTCCTGAAAATAAAACCGAAGACGGACAGAAGTCTTTCAAACGGATCGGTAACGGTCCGGTTCAGTTTTTCCATACTTTTGAGCAGGGCGTCCCAATTTTCATTGAAAATGGACAGCAGGATGTCTTCCTTGCTTTTAAAATACTGATACAAGGAACCATAGGCCACTCCGGCCTCACCGGAGATGTCCAGGGTACGGCAGGAGTAATAGCCCTTCTCGGCAAAAACCTTGATGGCCGCATTCAGGATGATGTCTCTTTTGGCTATTTCTTTTTCTTTCATGAAGGACCTCCGAGGCAGGGGTGATCAAACGCCGCCGGTTTTTGCTTATAGTATATGACTGACTAATCAGTCATATAACCTTATTAATATAACTTTTTAACCCTTGTCAAGAAAAATATTCTCCGGAATCCCATTTCGTCAGGATAGGCTGCGTTTGATTTTCTGCGATGGGGGGAGCGCGTCTTAAACATGCTCTTCTACGTCGTCCTCAAGGCCTCTACGATATTCAACCGTGAGGCCCGCAGGGCCGGCAGAAATCCTCCCAGGAGCCCCATGATCAAGGCGAAAGCGAAAGTCTGGCCGGCAATCTCACTATTTAAGATAAAGTTAAAGGCCAGTTCGGAAAAGGTCTGCCAGTTCATAGTCGAGATGCTGACCCATTGCATCAAAGAAGCGGATCCCAGACCTAAAATGCCTCCCAGGACCCCGAGCAGGAGGGATTCGATCAGAAAGGCGGCCAGGATGCTTTTTCGGGGAAATCCCAGTGCCCGCAAAGTGCCGATCTCCACCGTTCGGTTGGCCACGGCGGCGTACATGGTTACCATGGCTCCGATCATGGCCCCAACCGAAAAAATAATGGTTATAGACAAGCCCAGGATACGGATAAATTTAGCCATCATCTCCGATTGATCGACATAGAATTGGGCTTCCCGTTTAACGGTGACGGTCAGGCGGGGATCGCTCTCTATGTGTTTTTTTAAAGACTGGAAGGAACCGTCATCCCGCAGCCTTAAGACCATGGAAGAATACACCGGCCGGTGAAAGGTATTCATGACCTGATCCACATCGGCCCAGATTTCCGAATCAAAGCCGGTTTGTTGGGCATCCAGGATGCCTACCACCAGCCAATCCCGGAGACCGAACCGGATGGTTTGACCGAGACCGGTGCCTTTAAACCGTTTGGCAATACTGCTTCCAATAACGATTTCAGAGGGGCCTGGTTTGAAGTAACGACCGGACTTCAAGATCACGTGGTTCCGAAGTTCCAGTGATTTTTCAGAGACCCCCCTGATCGTCACCTGTCCGACCCGGCCGGTCTCCGTTTTAGGCAGGGCCACCAGGACCGTCACCTCGCGGCTGAATAAAGGATCTCCTTTTTGATCCAGGGCGATTTCCGGCAGGGTTTCAATGATAGCCGCCTCCCGGCGTTGTATGATGCTCATGACTTCAGCATCGGCCGACCGGCGGACAATAATGGCATTTCCCATGGACCCGGTATCCTGCAGGGTTTTTTTCAGTCCCTCGGAGAGCATCAGCACCGCAGCAAAGACATAGACCACCAGGGCCATACCGGAAATGGTCAAGAAGGTCGTAATTTTTCGGGTCCAGAGGTTTCTGAAGCTGTAGCTTAAGGGGAGTTTCATTATTTTTCGGCGATCTTGATTTTGGCGCCGTCCCGAAGGCCACGCTGGGGTTTAAGAACGATCCGTTCCCCGGCCTTTAAGCCTTGAGTCACTTCAATGAAATCCAACAGGTCAGGGCCTTTCCGGACTTCGACCAGACGGACGCTCTTGCCCTCCAGACGATAGATAAAGGTCTTCCCATTCCGGTCGACGATGGCCGATCCCGGAACAGCCAGTTTTGGCTGTTCCTCCCTGGTAACCGGGCGGGAGAGGAAAGCCACCTTGGCACTCATTTCAGGAAGAATCCGTTCATCCCGTTCCAGGAATTTGACTTTGGTCAGGACCGTGGCCTTGGAGCGGTCGGCGGTGGGAACAATCATGTGGACCCGACCTGGAAATCTATGGCCGGGCAGGGCGTCTAATTGGATCTCACAAGGTTGCCCTTTTTTGACCTTGGCTAAATTGATTTCGGAAACATCGGCTTCCACAATTAAGGATTCCATATCCGCCATCGTAACCACCGCGGCTTTAGCATTGATTGAAGAGCCGAAAGGAGCCACCACTTCGCCGACATCGGCATTCTTGGTTAAAACAACCCCATCAAAAGGGGCCCGGCTCAGGGTATATTCCATGGCCACCTGACTGGCATTAAGGCCGGCCTCAGCGGCCTTGATTTGAGACAGGGCGGCTGCTCGGCCGGCCTGAAGCTGTTGCATTTTAGCTTCAATGGTATCGTAGTCGGATTGGGCAATGGCCTTGGATTGAATCAGTCGTTTACTCCTGTCAAACTTGAGCTGGGCATCTTTGATCTCCGCTTCGATCTGACCCAGGTTGG containing:
- a CDS encoding TetR/AcrR family transcriptional regulator; its protein translation is MKEKEIAKRDIILNAAIKVFAEKGYYSCRTLDISGEAGVAYGSLYQYFKSKEDILLSIFNENWDALLKSMEKLNRTVTDPFERLLSVFGFIFRSYQRNPNLMKVLIMDLPRLKQFYSPENWKNYNRFFTGVADIFQEGQKRGIFRKDFSPLIASFVIYGAVDMTIRQYVYNPDFNHEEFPVEKANNQIMGLLEQGFLMKEPARKGIKGK
- a CDS encoding ABC transporter permease, giving the protein MKLPLSYSFRNLWTRKITTFLTISGMALVVYVFAAVLMLSEGLKKTLQDTGSMGNAIIVRRSADAEVMSIIQRREAAIIETLPEIALDQKGDPLFSREVTVLVALPKTETGRVGQVTIRGVSEKSLELRNHVILKSGRYFKPGPSEIVIGSSIAKRFKGTGLGQTIRFGLRDWLVVGILDAQQTGFDSEIWADVDQVMNTFHRPVYSSMVLRLRDDGSFQSLKKHIESDPRLTVTVKREAQFYVDQSEMMAKFIRILGLSITIIFSVGAMIGAMVTMYAAVANRTVEIGTLRALGFPRKSILAAFLIESLLLGVLGGILGLGSASLMQWVSISTMNWQTFSELAFNFILNSEIAGQTFAFALIMGLLGGFLPALRASRLNIVEALRTT
- a CDS encoding efflux RND transporter periplasmic adaptor subunit — its product is MEKEDLSQLKIKRTEAASALPVRPRKKGKTIIILMIFLLVLSGILYWKGVLEPAGEWEITTVSLIYPSQAYTVLNSSGYVVAQRKAAVASKATGRLETLSVEEGNRVKKGQIIARLENADLQAAINQTQANVNTAQANLGQIEAEIKDAQLKFDRSKRLIQSKAIAQSDYDTIEAKMQQLQAGRAAALSQIKAAEAGLNASQVAMEYTLSRAPFDGVVLTKNADVGEVVAPFGSSINAKAAVVTMADMESLIVEADVSEINLAKVKKGQPCEIQLDALPGHRFPGRVHMIVPTADRSKATVLTKVKFLERDERILPEMSAKVAFLSRPVTREEQPKLAVPGSAIVDRNGKTFIYRLEGKSVRLVEVRKGPDLLDFIEVTQGLKAGERIVLKPQRGLRDGAKIKIAEK